In Humulus lupulus chromosome 7, drHumLupu1.1, whole genome shotgun sequence, the following are encoded in one genomic region:
- the LOC133789019 gene encoding uncharacterized protein LOC133789019 isoform X1 translates to MAMIHHRRRLCWATSNTVSASFSNPSSTSSALQLRSFMAKLQCNAIYRYRGTCLPCSSSGTSERCRKSSLIRFKSVRLSSIISTNHAKIGQNFHITRSCGDGSHCALALNSQLRLGFLSSFGLVNNFSNGSFYKFSDCTFTKRFFSQLKTMRSKLDNVGKQDGKSGGSTKCKNSATSSSTSKFFDLESSSEVLVGGKKDNISPGLFVSSSPISNSSEVSKVSGKKKSRTKKSTDQTGDMLLKDDTTEGAKDASRAIKSSKRKTGHDQASKLNASKKRPEEVVTSSSTKLSSDKNRGNCIRKEKLVKQKAQHVGQIKLQGQVSLKQLYPSTGKSVVVVESVTKAKVIQGYLGDMFEVIPSYGHVRDLAARSGSVRPDDEFSMVWEVPSAAWTHITSIKVALRGAENLILASDPDREGEAIAWHIFEMLQQQGALHENITVSRVVFHEITEPSVKKALLSPREIDANLVHAYLARRALDYLIGFNISPLLWRKLPGCQSAGRVQSAALGLICDREMEIDQFKPQEYWTIKIELNSVDNAVSFSAHLTNYESKKLNPLSISSHTEAKEIERKINSANLKVIRHKVNQIRKSPPMPYITSSLQQDAANKLNFSSAHTMKLAQKLYEGVQLSDGKAEGLITYTRTDGLNISDEAVKDIRSLVTERYGPGFASVGAQKYFKKVKNAQEAHEAIRPTDISRLPSTLRGTLDEDSLKLYTLIWCRTMACQMEPATIKQIQLDIGNADEFIIFRSASSKIEFLGYQAAFKDMEAAEVKCKENEGIDRNEIYATLDSLKSGDPLYILEVELKQHHTQPPLRYSEGSLIKKMEELGIGRPSTYASTLKVLQDRNYVTVKSRVLHPEFRGRMVSAFLCHHFSEVTDYSFTADMETELDNVSAGSTDWKGLLGDYWTRFNSYCVSTANVHIHQVEKMLEKKFGDFLFASLPDNSRTCPSCVEGTLVFKVSRFGTGYFIGCDQHPKCKYIAQTLFGQDDDEEEKRQSNLIIEEPKLLGLNPTSKEKIFLKSGPYGFYVQLGEDRKGFSPKRACLSHIKDIQSVTLEYAIELLRYPVTLGSHPDDGQPVILKLPKNGPVVHHKSSFVTVPKNVKLNEVDLEKALKYLKGKDVRHLGRPAKTKPKVEAPVEAL, encoded by the exons ATGGCGATGATTCACCATCGAAGGCGTTTGTGTTGGGCAACCTCAAACACTGTTTCTGCTTCTTTCTCAAACCCTTCTTCTACTTCTTCAGCTCTGCAACTCCGCTCTTTCATGGCTAAG CTGCAGTGCAATGCAATATATAGATACAGGGGTACTTGTTTACCATGTTCATCTTCAGGGACGAGTGAAAGATGTAGAAAATCTTCTCTGATTAGGTTTAAAAGTGTCAGATTGTCTAGCATAATCTCGACCAATCATGCCAAAATCGGTCAAAACTTTCATATTACCAGAAGCTGTGGAGATGGATCTCATTGTGCTCTTGCCTTAAACTCTCAGTTAAGACTTGGCTTCCTAAGCTCTTTTGGACTAGTCAATAATTTTAGTAATGGATCCTTTTATAAATTTAGTGATTGTACTTTTACCAAGAGGTTTTTTTCTCAATTGAAAACCATGAGAAGTAAACTTGACAATGTGGGTAAACAAGATGGAAAAAGTGGTGGAAGTACTAAATGCAAAAACAGTGCAACCAGCTCTAGTACCTCCAAATTTTTTGACTTAGAATCTTCAAGTGAAGTGTTAGTTGGTGGCAAAAAGGATAATATAAGCCCGGGATTGTTTGTTTCAAGTTCGCCCATTAGCAATAGTAGTGAGGTCTCTAAAGTTAGtggaaagaagaagtcgagaaccAAGAAAAGTACAGATCAAACTGGGGATATGCTGCTTAAAGATGATACAACAGAAGGAGCCAAAGATGCTTCTCGAGCAATAAAATCAAGTAAGAGAAAGACTGGCCATGATCAGGCTTCAAAG TTGAATGCAAGTAAGAAAAGACCTGAGGAAGTGGTCACGAGTAGTTCAACAAAACTCTCGTCTGATAAGAACAGAGGGAACTGTATTAGAAAGGAAAAACTGGTGAAACAAAAAGCACAACATGTGGGGCAAATAAAACTTCAGGGACAGGTGAGCCTGAAGCAGTTGTACCCCTCAACAGGAAAATCTGTTGTAGTGGTAGAGTCTGTTACAAAGGCAAAGGTCATTCAGGGATATTTAGGTGATATGTTTGAAGTGATTCCCAGTTATGGTCATGTACGGGACTTGGCTGCTCGGTCAGGATCTGTTCGGCCTGATGATGAATTTAGTATGGTGTGGGAAGTGCCTTCTGCTGCCTGGACTCATATTACAAGCATAAAGGTTGCACTACGTGG AGCAGAAAATCTTATTCTTGCATCAGATCCTGACCGAGAAGGAGAGGCTATTGCTTGGCACATATTTGAGATGTTGCAACAACAAGGTGCCTTACATGAAAATATAACAGTGTCAAGAGTTGTTTTCCATGAAATAACTGAGCCATCCGTGAAAAAAGCACTGCTGTCTCCAAGAGAAATTGATGCAAACTTGGTTCATGCCTACCTTGCACGAAGAGCTCTTGATTATCTGATTGGTTTTAATATTTCACCATTATTATGGCGAAAATTACCAGGTTGTCAGTCTGCTGGGCGTGTCCAATCTGCGGCTTTGGGTCTCATATGTGACAGAGAGATGGAGATAGATCAGTTTAAACCGCAGGAGTATTGGACTATCAAGATTGAATTGAATTCTGTGGACAATGCTGTTTCCTTTTCAGCACACTTGACTAATTATGAGTCCAAAAAGTTGAATCCGCTTTCTATAAGTTCTCACACAGAGGCAAAAGAGATTGAAAGAAAGATCAATTCAGCTAATCTCAAGGTGATCAGGCATAAAGTAAATCAAATACGAAAAAGCCCTCCAATGCCATACATAACATCATCGCTTCAGCAAGATGCTGCTAATAAGTTAAATTTTTCATCAGCACATACCATGAAG CTTGCACAGAAACTTTATGAGGGGGTTCAGTTGTCTGATGGCAAAGCAGAAGGTCTGATAACATATACCAGGACAGATGGACTAAAT ATTTCCGATGAAGCTGTCAAGGACATACGCTCTTTGGTAACTGAAAG GTATGGGCCAGGTTTTGCATCAGTAGGTGCTCAGAAATATTTTAAGAAGGTGAAGAATGCTCAAGAGGCTCATGAAGCCATTAGACCCACTGATATTTCAAGACTGCCAt CAACACTTCGAGGAACACTTGACGAAGATTCCTTGAAGTTGTATACTCTTATCTGGTGCCGCACAATGGCATGTCAAATGGAACCTGCTACCATTAAGCAG ATACAACTTGATATTGGAAATGCTGATGAGTTCATTATTTTCCGATCTGCAAGCTCAAAGATTGAGTTCCTTGGATATCAAGCAGCTTTCAAG GACATGGAAGCTGCAGAAGTCAAATGTAAAGAAAATGAAGGAATTGATCGCAATGAAATATATGCAACTCTTGATTCATTGAAG TCTGGAGATCCATTATATATACTTGAAGTGGAGCTCAAGCAACATCATACCCAGCCTCCTTTGCGCTACTCCGAGGGGTCACTG ATTAAGAAAATGGAGGAGCTTGGGATAGGAAGGCCTTCAACCTATGCATCTACATTGAAAGTTTTACAG GATAGGAACTATGTGACAGTGAAAAGTCGTGTTCTACATCCAGAATTTCGTGGTCGCATG gTTTCAGCATTTCTTTGTCACCATTTTTCAGAGGTTACCGACTACAGTTTTACTGCTGATATGGAGACTGAG CTTGATAATGTTTCTGCTGGTTCAACTGATTGGAAAGGTCTCTTGGGAGACTATTGGACACGATTCAACTCTTATTGTGTAAGCACAGCCAATGTTCATATCCATcag GTAGAGAAGATGTTGGAGAAAAAATTTGGGGATTTCTTGTTTGCTTCTTTACCTGATAATAGCAGGACATGTCCAAG CTGTGTTGAGGGCACATTGGTTTTCAAAGTGAGTCGGTTTGGTACAGGCTACTTTATTGGCTGTGATCAACACCCAAAATGCAA GTACATCGCTCAAACATTATTCGGTCAAGACGATGATGAAGAGGAAAAACGTCAAAGCAACCTTATTATAGAGGAGCCAAAGTTGCTAGGGCTTAATCCAACTTCTAAAGAAAAG ATTTTTTTGAAGAGCGGTCCTTATGGATTTTATGTACAACTTGGTGAAGATAGGAAGGGCTTCTCACCTAAAAGAGCTTGCCTTTCCCAT ATAAAGGACATTCAATCTGTCACACTTGAATATGCCATTGAGTTGCTTCGCTATCCAGTGACACTG GGTTCCCATCCAGACGATGGACAGCCGGTGATCTTAAAATTGCCAAAGAACGGACCTGTTGTTCATCATAAAAGCAGTTTTGTTACAGTTCCTAAG AATGTGAAATTAAATGAAGTCGACCTAGAGAAAGCATTGAAGTATTTAAAAGGTAAAGATGTAAGACATCTTGGTCGACCTGCTAAGACCAAACCGAAGGTTGAAGCACCTGTTGAGGCATTATAG
- the LOC133789019 gene encoding uncharacterized protein LOC133789019 isoform X2, which translates to MAMIHHRRRLCWATSNTVSASFSNPSSTSSALQLRSFMAKLQCNAIYRYRGTCLPCSSSGTSERCRKSSLIRFKSVRLSSIISTNHAKIGQNFHITRSCGDGSHCALALNSQLRLGFLSSFGLVNNFSNGSFYKFSDCTFTKRFFSQLKTMRSKLDNVGKQDGKSGGSTKCKNSATSSSTSKFFDLESSSEVLVGGKKDNISPGLFVSSSPISNSSEVSKVSGKKKSRTKKSTDQTGDMLLKDDTTEGAKDASRAIKSSKRKTGHDQASKLNASKKRPEEVVTSSSTKLSSDKNRGNCIRKEKLVKQKAQHVGQIKLQGQVSLKQLYPSTGKSVVVVESVTKAKVIQGYLGDMFEVIPSYGHVRDLAARSGSVRPDDEFSMVWEVPSAAWTHITSIKVALRGAENLILASDPDREGEAIAWHIFEMLQQQGALHENITVSRVVFHEITEPSVKKALLSPREIDANLVHAYLARRALDYLIGFNISPLLWRKLPGCQSAGRVQSAALGLICDREMEIDQFKPQEYWTIKIELNSVDNAVSFSAHLTNYESKKLNPLSISSHTEAKEIERKINSANLKVIRHKVNQIRKSPPMPYITSSLQQDAANKLNFSSAHTMKLAQKLYEGVQLSDGKAEGLITYTRTDGLNISDEAVKDIRSLVTERYGPGFASVGAQKYFKKVKNAQEAHEAIRPTDISRLPSTLRGTLDEDSLKLYTLIWCRTMACQMEPATIKQIQLDIGNADEFIIFRSASSKIEFLGYQAAFKDMEAAEVKCKENEGIDRNEIYATLDSLKSGDPLYILEVELKQHHTQPPLRYSEGSLIKKMEELGIGRPSTYASTLKVLQDRNYVTVKSRVLHPEFRGRMVSAFLCHHFSEVTDYSFTADMETELDNVSAGSTDWKGLLGDYWTRFNSYCVSTANVHIHQVEKMLEKKFGDFLFASLPDNSRTCPSCVEGTLVFKVSRFGTGYFIGCDQHPKCNCLLAWE; encoded by the exons ATGGCGATGATTCACCATCGAAGGCGTTTGTGTTGGGCAACCTCAAACACTGTTTCTGCTTCTTTCTCAAACCCTTCTTCTACTTCTTCAGCTCTGCAACTCCGCTCTTTCATGGCTAAG CTGCAGTGCAATGCAATATATAGATACAGGGGTACTTGTTTACCATGTTCATCTTCAGGGACGAGTGAAAGATGTAGAAAATCTTCTCTGATTAGGTTTAAAAGTGTCAGATTGTCTAGCATAATCTCGACCAATCATGCCAAAATCGGTCAAAACTTTCATATTACCAGAAGCTGTGGAGATGGATCTCATTGTGCTCTTGCCTTAAACTCTCAGTTAAGACTTGGCTTCCTAAGCTCTTTTGGACTAGTCAATAATTTTAGTAATGGATCCTTTTATAAATTTAGTGATTGTACTTTTACCAAGAGGTTTTTTTCTCAATTGAAAACCATGAGAAGTAAACTTGACAATGTGGGTAAACAAGATGGAAAAAGTGGTGGAAGTACTAAATGCAAAAACAGTGCAACCAGCTCTAGTACCTCCAAATTTTTTGACTTAGAATCTTCAAGTGAAGTGTTAGTTGGTGGCAAAAAGGATAATATAAGCCCGGGATTGTTTGTTTCAAGTTCGCCCATTAGCAATAGTAGTGAGGTCTCTAAAGTTAGtggaaagaagaagtcgagaaccAAGAAAAGTACAGATCAAACTGGGGATATGCTGCTTAAAGATGATACAACAGAAGGAGCCAAAGATGCTTCTCGAGCAATAAAATCAAGTAAGAGAAAGACTGGCCATGATCAGGCTTCAAAG TTGAATGCAAGTAAGAAAAGACCTGAGGAAGTGGTCACGAGTAGTTCAACAAAACTCTCGTCTGATAAGAACAGAGGGAACTGTATTAGAAAGGAAAAACTGGTGAAACAAAAAGCACAACATGTGGGGCAAATAAAACTTCAGGGACAGGTGAGCCTGAAGCAGTTGTACCCCTCAACAGGAAAATCTGTTGTAGTGGTAGAGTCTGTTACAAAGGCAAAGGTCATTCAGGGATATTTAGGTGATATGTTTGAAGTGATTCCCAGTTATGGTCATGTACGGGACTTGGCTGCTCGGTCAGGATCTGTTCGGCCTGATGATGAATTTAGTATGGTGTGGGAAGTGCCTTCTGCTGCCTGGACTCATATTACAAGCATAAAGGTTGCACTACGTGG AGCAGAAAATCTTATTCTTGCATCAGATCCTGACCGAGAAGGAGAGGCTATTGCTTGGCACATATTTGAGATGTTGCAACAACAAGGTGCCTTACATGAAAATATAACAGTGTCAAGAGTTGTTTTCCATGAAATAACTGAGCCATCCGTGAAAAAAGCACTGCTGTCTCCAAGAGAAATTGATGCAAACTTGGTTCATGCCTACCTTGCACGAAGAGCTCTTGATTATCTGATTGGTTTTAATATTTCACCATTATTATGGCGAAAATTACCAGGTTGTCAGTCTGCTGGGCGTGTCCAATCTGCGGCTTTGGGTCTCATATGTGACAGAGAGATGGAGATAGATCAGTTTAAACCGCAGGAGTATTGGACTATCAAGATTGAATTGAATTCTGTGGACAATGCTGTTTCCTTTTCAGCACACTTGACTAATTATGAGTCCAAAAAGTTGAATCCGCTTTCTATAAGTTCTCACACAGAGGCAAAAGAGATTGAAAGAAAGATCAATTCAGCTAATCTCAAGGTGATCAGGCATAAAGTAAATCAAATACGAAAAAGCCCTCCAATGCCATACATAACATCATCGCTTCAGCAAGATGCTGCTAATAAGTTAAATTTTTCATCAGCACATACCATGAAG CTTGCACAGAAACTTTATGAGGGGGTTCAGTTGTCTGATGGCAAAGCAGAAGGTCTGATAACATATACCAGGACAGATGGACTAAAT ATTTCCGATGAAGCTGTCAAGGACATACGCTCTTTGGTAACTGAAAG GTATGGGCCAGGTTTTGCATCAGTAGGTGCTCAGAAATATTTTAAGAAGGTGAAGAATGCTCAAGAGGCTCATGAAGCCATTAGACCCACTGATATTTCAAGACTGCCAt CAACACTTCGAGGAACACTTGACGAAGATTCCTTGAAGTTGTATACTCTTATCTGGTGCCGCACAATGGCATGTCAAATGGAACCTGCTACCATTAAGCAG ATACAACTTGATATTGGAAATGCTGATGAGTTCATTATTTTCCGATCTGCAAGCTCAAAGATTGAGTTCCTTGGATATCAAGCAGCTTTCAAG GACATGGAAGCTGCAGAAGTCAAATGTAAAGAAAATGAAGGAATTGATCGCAATGAAATATATGCAACTCTTGATTCATTGAAG TCTGGAGATCCATTATATATACTTGAAGTGGAGCTCAAGCAACATCATACCCAGCCTCCTTTGCGCTACTCCGAGGGGTCACTG ATTAAGAAAATGGAGGAGCTTGGGATAGGAAGGCCTTCAACCTATGCATCTACATTGAAAGTTTTACAG GATAGGAACTATGTGACAGTGAAAAGTCGTGTTCTACATCCAGAATTTCGTGGTCGCATG gTTTCAGCATTTCTTTGTCACCATTTTTCAGAGGTTACCGACTACAGTTTTACTGCTGATATGGAGACTGAG CTTGATAATGTTTCTGCTGGTTCAACTGATTGGAAAGGTCTCTTGGGAGACTATTGGACACGATTCAACTCTTATTGTGTAAGCACAGCCAATGTTCATATCCATcag GTAGAGAAGATGTTGGAGAAAAAATTTGGGGATTTCTTGTTTGCTTCTTTACCTGATAATAGCAGGACATGTCCAAG CTGTGTTGAGGGCACATTGGTTTTCAAAGTGAGTCGGTTTGGTACAGGCTACTTTATTGGCTGTGATCAACACCCAAAATGCAA TTGTTTGCTTGCTTGGGAGTAA